The sequence AGACCACTGACACATTCAAATGGCTTTTCCAAACATTCCTGGATGCAGTTGGTGGCAAAGAACCCATCTCAATCATGACAGATCAAGATGGGGCAATGAGGTCAGCAATAGCACAGATTTTTCCGAACGCCAGTCACAGAAGTTGTGTGTTTCACATCAAATACAAGGCTGAATTGAAATGTGGTAGGCGCCTTGATAAAGAAAATCTTAGAGAGGAATTCAAAGACATTATAGACAACTCATTGACAAAAGAAGAATTTGAGACACTATGGCAACAAATGATACAAAAGCATGAGATACAGCACATAAAGTATTTCCAGGATATATACAACACTAGAAAGTATTTGGTGCTTGGATACACGCTAGGATCAGGGCAGAGGAAGCATGATAAGGCAACCATCATGAAACAAATAAACATATCATCATCAGGCAATGATTCATTATTCTTTATCTTGTCACCAAAAAAACTGACAGGTGGTAGCTTGGTCAGATTGAGCTTGGATAAAACAAAAGCTTTGCCAGCCTCACAATCAACAatcaaaggatcaccaccaatagGAGCGCCAAGCACTTTGTGGACTGACACCTTGTTGAAATGTATGAATTTACCATTCACAACTATCTCAGATGTGCGGCCATCAATTTGATGAGCGAGCCAGTTGATAAATTTTGTTGGAACCACACATTTCTcatacatgagtaaactaccaaaGCCATAATCAGATATCACCTTTCTCTGATCAGGGGTTAATGCCTCAATGACTTCATTGAAATACTTTGCTGATACACGACTGAAACCATGTTTTACTTCATGCTTGTTTATACCAAGACTTTTCTgcaataaatttaaaaatatatatatattacataTACATATAAAACAGTAAGTACTGGTGCTAAAAATTAaaagtaatatatatatataccttatCATTCACAATAACATTCAACTCAGCTGGTGTAAGCTTGCTCTTTAGTTGCTTGATTTTCTGCAATAAtaaagcaaaacaaaaaaaattccacAAATGTAGATATGTCAAGTATAGGCATATACATAAAACTACCACAAACAAAAATACCTCTTTCTTGTAGAACTCAAAGACAACTTCATCAAGCTCACAATCCTCAATATTTCCATGACCCTAATTATAAAAGAAGCCACATCAAATCAAGATATTAAATTACATTAATTAAAAAGGGAAACGTTTTTTAACTTACAATCATTTCATCATAACAATAATCAACAAAATGGCTGTTCTCACTGCCCATCATTGTAGGCATCTaaaaacaaattaaagcaacAAGAAATATTAGCTATACATAcaatcaaaaaaataattaggatctagaatataaataaattagatATACATATAAAATATAAAAGGAGACCAATTATAACAAGCTAATATATTAGAGCTCAACCGAAATACCCAATATGTTCATTATTACATAAAAGGCGACCAATTCAAAGATACAAAATATAAATGTATTTACAAAAAACAAATTAATTACATAGCAGCACAACtcctactacacaaaactacTTGGTCTTGAACAGCTTGAAGGTGACTTCATGTTTCTTCGTGGTAATCTTGAAGTTTAAATTGTCTAGAAGCACCTGTGTGCAAAGGTGTAACACAATAAAACCTGTAACACAAAAAAACTTGTGCAAGTTTTCTAGCTTTGTCAATACAgacaaaataattacaaaaacATATTGCAGAAATATGAAAAAGATGAATCAGAATGAACACTAACAGATAATACTGTAACCTGTATGTTTGTATTGACCACAATAAGGAGTCAAAATTGATATGATTTCCATAAATAAATTCAGAATTTATAGATAATGCAACTGTATACAGCAATAATTCAGAGGCCACGTTTGTTCGTTGTGGCTCCAAATTCAGAATGAATAGAACTAGCTTCTAAAGTGCATGGTTAAAATGAGCTAATATGAAAAAAAGAACATTTAGTGACACAAGCAGCCATCGAACAAAAAATGAAGTGTCAAAAGGCAAAATTATGAAGAAGCATTGAGAGCACATGCATGTGATTTTTAAGACATAAAGATGACTGAAAAAAATGCTGATTCCAATGCAAATTGGGATAAACAATAAATATTAACCAAAAAGCATTGCAAAAAACCAAAAAGTGTTATATGATAGCATTGTTTGTAGAAAAtcatataattgataatgcagtGGTGGATAACTGAGTGCGTCATGAAACAAAAGAAACAACCTTCTTATTAATCAAAAGGCTGAATTTGACAGTGGTATGACAGATAGATGAGCCGATGGACCAACATCATGTCACACATAGCCTAGAAAAAAGCTACTGAAATACAGTTTATAAAGATCCAAACCAATACAGTTACTGATCTATCATGTTTTGGTGACAACCATTACTGAACTATCAAGCGATAACAATACAATTTATGCAGGGATT comes from Panicum virgatum strain AP13 chromosome 4K, P.virgatum_v5, whole genome shotgun sequence and encodes:
- the LOC120703631 gene encoding uncharacterized protein LOC120703631 translates to MPDVAPARCPPHRRIDGGEEADRRRRAMRDAAPACRPPHPYFPTPRLSSPLPAPLQHSSPTPCAPSSVRSEDERRLPAAGGGNKHIRPLRPLAKEMPTMMGSENSHFVDYCYDEMIGHGNIEDCELDEVVFEFYKKEKIKQLKSKLTPAELNVIVNDKKSLGINKHEVKHGFSRVSAKYFNEVIEALTPDQRKVISDYGFGSLLMYEKCVVPTKFINWLAHQIDGRTSEIVVNGKFIHFNKVSVHKVLGAPIGGDPLIVDCEAGKAFVLSKLNLTKLPPVSFFGDKIKNNESLPDDDMFICFMMVALSCFLCPDPSVYPSTKYFLVLYISWKYFMCCISCFCIICCHSVSNSSFVNELSIMSLNSSLRFSLSRRLPHFNSALYLM